In the Brassica napus cultivar Da-Ae chromosome A7, Da-Ae, whole genome shotgun sequence genome, one interval contains:
- the LOC106357609 gene encoding UBP1-associated proteins 1C isoform X2, translating to MVWFQCEDCGASLKKPKLPTHFRTCRASRLSCIDCGETFGQDSVQGHNQCITEAEKYGPKGLSKGKPAKPKDGSKQQPDFDIKVGLSNRYPWFCSLCNTSATSQQTLLAHAEGKKHRGKAKSFHAKQQGSDNPVVVDATENASNGVTEEKKEDSHVEKKRKLETLGENNGEVVQTESEVKKAKKQDHEKKINWKKLITSALKSEDKTLKMKKLKKLVLESLVDSGITRDKSDVSEEIELKVNSSSRFTVDGKYVKLVAKD from the exons ATGGTTTGGTTTCAATGCGAGGACTGTGGAGCGAGTCTGAAGAAGCCAAAGCTCCCGACTCACTTCAGGACGTGCCGTGCCTCAAGG TTATCGTGCATCGACTGTGGAGAAACGTTTGGACAAGATAGTGTACAAGGACATAACCAGTGCATTACCGAGGCT GAGAAGTATGGTCCAAAAGGGCTGTCAAAGGGCAAACCTGCAAAGCCAAAGGACGGCTCGAAGCAACAGCCTGACTTTGATATTAAGGTTGGCTTGTCAAATCGGTATCCATGGTTTTGTAG CTTATGTAACACAAGTGCTACTAGCCAGCAGACTTTGCTTGCCCATGCTGAAGGGAAGAAACACCGAGGAAAAGCAAAAAGCTTCCATGCTAAACAACAGGGATCTGACAACCCTGTGGTGGTGGATGCAACGGAGAATGCTTCTAATGGTGTTacggaagagaagaaagaagactCGCATGTTGAGAAAAAGAGAAAGCTAGAGACTTTGGGTGAAAACAACGGAGAGGTAGTTCAAACTGAAAGTGAAGTGAAGAAAGCGAAGAAGCAGGATCATGAGAAGAAAATCAATTGGAAGAAGTTGATCACATCAGCTTTGAAATCT GAAGATAAAACTTTGAAGATGAAGAAACTGAAGAAGCTCGTCCTGGAATCTCTTGTGGATTCAGGCATTACTCGAGACAAATCCGACGTTAGTGAGGAAATAGAGCTTAAG GTGAACTCGAGCTCCAGATTCACAGTTGATGGCAAGTACGTGAAACTTGTGGCTAAAGATTGA
- the LOC106357609 gene encoding UBP1-associated proteins 1C isoform X1, translating to MVWFQCEDCGASLKKPKLPTHFRTCRASRLSCIDCGETFGQDSVQGHNQCITEAEKYGPKGLSKGKPAKPKDGSKQQPDFDIKVGLSNRYPWFCSLCNTSATSQQTLLAHAEGKKHRGKAKSFHAKQQGSDNPVVVDATENASNGVTEEKKEDSHVEKKRKLETLGENNGEVVQTESEVKKAKKQDHEKKINWKKLITSALKSKEDKTLKMKKLKKLVLESLVDSGITRDKSDVSEEIELKVNSSSRFTVDGKYVKLVAKD from the exons ATGGTTTGGTTTCAATGCGAGGACTGTGGAGCGAGTCTGAAGAAGCCAAAGCTCCCGACTCACTTCAGGACGTGCCGTGCCTCAAGG TTATCGTGCATCGACTGTGGAGAAACGTTTGGACAAGATAGTGTACAAGGACATAACCAGTGCATTACCGAGGCT GAGAAGTATGGTCCAAAAGGGCTGTCAAAGGGCAAACCTGCAAAGCCAAAGGACGGCTCGAAGCAACAGCCTGACTTTGATATTAAGGTTGGCTTGTCAAATCGGTATCCATGGTTTTGTAG CTTATGTAACACAAGTGCTACTAGCCAGCAGACTTTGCTTGCCCATGCTGAAGGGAAGAAACACCGAGGAAAAGCAAAAAGCTTCCATGCTAAACAACAGGGATCTGACAACCCTGTGGTGGTGGATGCAACGGAGAATGCTTCTAATGGTGTTacggaagagaagaaagaagactCGCATGTTGAGAAAAAGAGAAAGCTAGAGACTTTGGGTGAAAACAACGGAGAGGTAGTTCAAACTGAAAGTGAAGTGAAGAAAGCGAAGAAGCAGGATCATGAGAAGAAAATCAATTGGAAGAAGTTGATCACATCAGCTTTGAAATCT AAGGAAGATAAAACTTTGAAGATGAAGAAACTGAAGAAGCTCGTCCTGGAATCTCTTGTGGATTCAGGCATTACTCGAGACAAATCCGACGTTAGTGAGGAAATAGAGCTTAAG GTGAACTCGAGCTCCAGATTCACAGTTGATGGCAAGTACGTGAAACTTGTGGCTAAAGATTGA
- the LOC106357610 gene encoding transmembrane protein 230 yields the protein MAYVDHAFSISDEDLMIGTSYTVSNRPPVKEISLAVSLLLFGILGIVSGFFMAYNRVGGDRGHGIFFIVLGCLLFIPGFYYTRIAYYAYKGYKGFSFSNIPSL from the exons ATGGCGTACGTGGACCACGCGTTCTCGATATCGGACGAGGACCTAATGATTGGGACTTCGTACACCGTCAGCAATCGACCGCCGGTGAAGGAGATCTCGCTCGCGGTGTCTCTCCTCTTGTTCGGAATCCTGGGAATCGTCTCCGGTTTCTTCATGGCGTACAACCGAGTCGGCGGCGATCGAGGCCACG GTATCTTCTTCATAGTCCTCGGGTGTCTTCTGTTTATCCCGGGCTTTTACTATACACGGATCGCATACTACGCATACAAAGGATACAAAGGTTTCTCCTTCTCAAACATACCCTCCCTTTAA
- the LOC106430245 gene encoding short-chain dehydrogenase TIC 32 A, chloroplastic-like: protein MDANVTANCVHSGIVRTRLTRDRDGLITDFVFFLTSKLLKSVPQAAATTCCLATSPRLRNVCGKYFSDCNEARTSNPDRAILKLRDCGLLLSCWSLQLPLPMFIKPLTNF from the exons ATGGATGCTAATGTAACTGCAAACTGTGTTCATTCTGGAATCGTGAGAACGCGTCTCACAAGAGACCGAGACGGCCTCATCACtgattttgtctttttcttgaCCTCTAAGCTTTTGAAGTCCGTTCCTCAG GCAGCAGCAACGACATGCTGCCTAGCAACGAGTCCGAGATTGAGGAACGTGTGCGGCAAATACTTTTCAGACTGTAATGAAGCTCGGACTTCTAATCCGGATCGTGCAATCTTAAAGCTCAGAGACTGTGGACTGCTTCTGAGTTGTTGGTCACTCCAGCTTCCACTCCCGATGTTTATCAAAcctttaactaatttttaa